AAGCCGGGTATGCCCACTGATATCTCGTTCCTGGTGCCGGGCGGCGCGCTGGCCGGACCGCTCTTCGCCTCGCTGATGAGCGAGGCGCGGCACCGGCATCGGCTTGAACCGGGAACCGTGGTCGACAAATACCGGGTCGTGGACGAGATCGGTTGCGGCGGATCGAGCGTGGTCTATCGTGCCGAGCGCTGTGACGGCATCTACCAGCAGACCGTCGCCCTCAAGGTCATTGGCGCCAGCGCCGCGGCGAACGTGCTGGGCGAGCGCGACCACCTGGCCCTGCTCAGTCATCACGCGATCGCACGACTGTTTGACGCCGGTGCCTTGCCCAGCGGGGATGTGTGGCTGGCAATCGAATACATCGAAGGCCAGCCGCTGGACGCCTGGGCGCAATCCACTCAGGCAGCCTGGCGCGCGCGGCTGGAGATGTTGCTGATCATCTGCGATGCCGTGCAGTACGCCCACAGCCGGCTGATCGTGCACCGGGACATCAAGCCGGCCAATATCCTGGTCGATGCCAATGCCATGCCGCGCATCCTTGATTTCGGCATCGCCGCTCGGCTGGACCAGGTGGAAGCAAACTCACCCGTCGCATTCACGCCCAGCTACGCCAGCCCTGAGCAGATTCGCGGCGAGCTGGCGACAACCGCGACCGACATCTTCCAGCTCGGCCGGCTGCTGCAGAAGCTAACCCACCTGCCGGCCGTCGACGCGGGGCCACCCACGCAGCGATTGCCACGACTTCTCGAACGGAACCTGGCGGCCGTGGCAGACAAGGCGACGGCACCCCGCGCTGACGCGCGTTACGCCTCCGTCACCGAGTTTGCGGCGGATCTTCGTCGCGCGCTCAAGGGACATCCGGTCCAGGCCCGGCCCTGGTCACTGCGCCGGCGGCTGGAATATTTCGTCGCCCGCCACTGGCTGCCGCTGGGCGCCGGTGTCGGTGTCGCTGCACTGCTCGCGGTCATCGCCGCCGTGTCAGCGCACCGCGTCGCCCTCGAACGCGACTTCGCCTGGCGCGAGGCCCGGTCGAGCTACGAAACCAGCCGTTTCTTCGTCGAACTGTTCAGCGAAGCGGCCCGCCAGACGACCGGCCCAGCCAAGGACGTGCTCGCGGAAGCCCCGGCGCGGGCCGAGCGGCACGCGGCGACACGGCCGGTCGTCATGTCGGGACTCCTGCACAGCCTCGGCGCCGCCTATGTCCAGGCCGGGCGTTTCGCAGATGCCCGCGGCGCTCTGGAGAAAGCCGTCGCCCTGCGCCGCGAAGGAGGCCCCGAATCCCGCCTGCTGTTGGCCCAATCGCTGGCACAGCTGGCCTATGTGCTCCACTTCGACGGGGAATTTGCCCGCACCCGCGCGCTGGCCAACGAGGCCGCCGCACTGGTGGACGAAGGGGGCCAACCTCAGGACCACGTCCGCGCGCTCAACACGCTCAACCTGCTGCTCGTCACCCTTGGTCGCTATGCCGAGGCCAGTCGGTACACCGAGCAGGCCGTCGCGCTCAGCCGCGCCCTTTCCGGACTGGAAGGCACCGAGCATCTCGATGCCCTGCGCAACCGCGCGCACCTGTCGATGTCGCTGTCGTACGTCGACGCGGCGCAAAAGCAACTGCACGACATTGTGGATCGCATGGAAGCCATCTTCGGCGCCGACGCGCCGAATACGCTGGATGAGCGCATCCAGCTGCACAGCGCCTACGCCATGCGCGGTGACCTGCAGCCGGCCGGGCAATTCTTCGCGTCACTGCTGTCTGGTGACCGCCCGCTTTCGGGCGATGCGGCGTACCACCGGCATTCCGCCCAGTACCACCTGGCCATGGTGAAGCATTACCAGGGTCGCTGGGCCGAATCGGCCGGCCTGTATGACGCGGCACTCAAAGCCCTCCTGACCCTGGAGAACGGCACGGGCGGACCGCATTGGGCTGCCGACTCCATCAACGTGGCGGGAGCACACGCCGATCGCGGCGATGTCGCCAAGGCAACGCGGCATCTGCGAGACGCACTGGCCAGTGCCGAGCGATCGCTGCCCGAAGGGGTGGCGCTGGCGATCAACCGCTATGCCCTCGGGCACCACCTGCTCAGCCTGGGACCGGATCCCGAAGGCGCGCACCTGCTGCAACGGGGCTGTACGGTCATCCTGGCCAGCTTTGTCGCCGGATCGCTGCGTGCAAGCCAGTGTCACGCTGCCCTGGCGCAGATGCTGCTGCACCAGGGACGGCACGCGGAAGCAGCTGCCGAGCTGGACGCTGCCGAGCGCCTGGTCGACCACGGTGCGCGGCTTGATCAGGCTCGCGTTCTCGCCGACGTCGCCCTCCTCCGCGCCAGCCTGGCGAAATCGCTCGGGCACGAGCCTCGCACCCTGCAGTCGTCCTACGAAACCGCGCGGGACCGGCTGACGAGTGCGTACGGTTCAGCCCATCCGCTCGTCGCCGATGTCGAGGTCCTGCTGGCCGAACACCTGGCCACCACCGATCCGGCGAGCGCCAGCCGCCATCTTGCCCACGCGCTTCCGGTGATGCTCCAGGCACACGCCGAGTCATCGGCCCGCCGACGTGCGGCCGTGGCCCTGGCCGCCGAACTCGGCGTTGCCGTCCCCGATGACGTGGCATCGCACCGCTGATGGTCAGTGCCATGCGCGGGGGATGCGCAACAGCATGCGTAGCGCGTCCGGTTCCGCCAACCGCACATTCCGGCGCGCCACCTGGATGAGGCCCAGCGCATGCAGACGGGACAGCACACGCGTCACCGTTTCCAGCTGCAGTGCCAGATAGTTCCCGATATCCGCGCGCGTCATGCGCAACAGCAGGGTATCGGCGCTGCAGCCCTGGGCTCGCTGGCACTCGGACAGTTCCAGCAGGAATGCGGCGACGCGCTGCTCGGCGTTGTAATGGCCCAGCTGCAGCCGCCAGCGGTTGTCGTGCTGAATCTGCCCAGCCATCAGCACCGCCATCCGCTGCCAGAACCCCGGCAACTGCGCCTCGACGGTATCGAAACGGTCAGCCGGCAACTCCCAGAGATACGACATGTCCAGCGCCTGCGCGTCGCAGCCGTAGCTGGCGCCGGAAAGACCGTCCGCCCCCAGCAAGTCGCCGCGCTCGGCAAAACCCGTGATGGACTCGCACCCGTCTTCGTTCACGACGACGGTCTTGAACAGGCCGCAGTGAACCAGGAACAGGGCATGGAGCGGCTGTCCGCTGCGGAACACATACTGCCGGCGCCGTACACGCCTACGCTCCAGACCCAACGCTTCGCACAGCGCCAGCACCTGCTGGCCGGACGGCATGGCACGGACCGCCGCGGGCCCTTCGGCCAGCCACTGGCGCGAGGAAGTGTGAGCCGCTGTCGGCCGCATACCGGCGCCTCCGTCCCGTGTGTGCAGGTCTGTCCGGGTAGTAACGGCGCTGCCGGACACAGGCGGGGCCCGGCGGCGCTGCCGCGCGTCGGGTGAGTGTACGCCTCCCTTTCGCGCCTGCGCCTGCGTCGCCCGGCTGCGTTCTTCCCACAGGCGCGCCGGCCGGCGTCAGTGCCGGACCGACAGCCGGCCCGGCGATCGCCGCACGCGGCGTGGCGTGACGTCATCATCGACGGATGTCTCCGCCAGCCATCGGCCGAACCAGGCAGCGGCGAGGTGGGCAACCCGGTCCAGGGCGCCGGGCTCTTCGAACAGATGGCCGGCACCGGGGACGATCGTCAGGTCCTGCGGGCCCGCGAGGTAGGTCAATGCGGCGCGGTTGAGCGCCAGCACCTCGGTGTCGGCACTACCGGCAATGAGCAATGTAGGTGCCACCACGCGCGCCAGGGCAAGGCTGCCGGCAAGGTCCACGCGGCCGCCACGCGACACCACGGCGGCGACGCGGCCGGGGCGCTCCGCGGCCAGCACCAGCGCTGCGGCCGCCCCGGTACTGGCGCCAAACAGGCCGATCGGAAGATGCGCCACTTCCCCGTCATGGCCGGCCCAGGTCATTGCCGCACCCAGACGCCGCCCCAGCGTTGCAATATCAAAACGGGCGGAACGCCGTTTGTCTTCAGCCTCGGTCAGCAGGTCCAGCAGCAAGGTCGCCAGCCCTTCGCGGTTAAGCAGGGCCGACACGAAACGGTTGCGCGGACTGTGCCGGCCGCTGCCGCTGCCGTGGGCGAAAATCACCAGGCCGATCGCGTGCGCCGGGATGTCCAGGTCGCCCTGCAGCGTGACGCCATCCACCTCGACCGCGATGCTGCGCGAGACATTGTCGTGATCCGGGTCATCCGACGTCACGGCGGACTGAGCCAGGATGCCCATCACCGTCGCATCGTCGACCGCCGAGAAATCGTCGTAAAACTGCCCGACCGCGTAGAACTCATCCGGCGACCGCAGGCACACCACCTCGTCCGCCAGCCGCGCGATGGCCGCAAGGCTGTCCGGAGCCGCCACCGGCACGGCGCAGACCAGGCGCGAGGGTTTCTGCTTGCGCGCCATGCGAAGCGCTGCGGCCATGGTGGCGCCGGTCGCCAATCCATCGTCAACGACGATGACGCAACGCCCCGCCAATGACAGCGGCGGCACACCCGGCCGATATTCGCGGCGGCGCGCGCGGATCACCGTCATCTGCTGCTCGATCTCGCGCGCCAGGTACTCCGGACTCGCCAGCGCCACGCCCGTGTCCTCGTTCAACTGCACGCCGCCGTGCTCGTCCACCGCGCCGATCGCAAACTCCGGGTTGTGCGGCGCCCCGAGCTTGCGCACCAGCACGACGTCAAGGTCACCACCGAGGTGGTCGGCAACGATGCGGCCGATCGGCACGCCGCCGCGCGGAATGGCCAGCACGAGCGGATGGCGCCCCTGAAAAGCTCCAAGGGCGCTGGCCAGCAGGCGCGCGGCTTCCGCTCGGTCGGCAAACGCGTGACGGGAATGCAGCGGCATGACACCACCTCCGCAACGCGGGCGGCAGTGCCGATGCGGGATGCTGGCCGCGCCGTGGCACGGCACCGCAGGACGGCTGCCGGAACTCGCGTTGATCGCTGGAAAAGTGCGCTGGCGTCATCGCCCTGTGCGCATCTTGCGCCTTGTGCAAAGAAGAATATTGACGCCCATCAAACATTCGGGCATTTGTCGACGGTGGCGTCAGGTTGCGCCATGCCTCCGCAACGTCCCGCGCTGCCCGCGCTGCACCGTCGCGGCCTGCGACCGGCTGTGCGCCCCCGTATTTCGATCCGGCAAAAGGCAGAGCCATGGATTCACGCCGACGTACGATGAGCGGGAAGAGCCGGATGGCTGTCGCGATGGGCGTCGCCCTGCCCATGGCGACGTCCTTGTATTCCCAGTACCAGGATCGGCTTTCGCAGAGCCGCCAGGAGGCCGAGCGGGAGCAGGCCGCCCTGATTGCCGCCAATGAGCGCGACCGCAGCCAGGCCATCGAGCTGCACGCCCGGCTGCGGGAATCCTGGCTGCAGCTGCAATCGGCGGGCGCTGCCCGCCTTGACGCGCTGTGTGGCGAGATAGAACGCGAACTGGATTTCGTCGACGGCGGCAGCTATGGGCGCTTTGCCACGGGCGTGATCGTTGCGACGTTAGGGGCCGACGCGTCCGCCATGACCCCCGCGGCGCCCCTGCCGCTGGCCTGCGCCTGCGCGTCACAGACCGCATCCCTGCTCGATCGCCTGCAGAAACCCTCGTCCGCGATCGCACGGCGCATGGCACGCCGCGACCGCCTGCCGCTGGTGACCCAACTGACGGACGCGCGCGACGAATGCAGCGGCAGTCCCATCGCAGTCAGCACGGCCGGCTCACCAGCCCCGCCGTGGGGTATCGACTGGAAAAAGACCGGCCTGGACCACCTCGCCAGCGCGGAGAAGCGCTTCGTCGGCCCACTGGCATGGCCTGCTTCGGGCAGGCGCAATGGCGGCGCCTCGGCCGGTGCAGCTTCAGCACCCGCCGTCGAGGCAACAGATCCCGGCGCGGTCGCCACGCGGCGCCCCGGCGTCGCCGAACGCCGGATGCGCGTGTACATCCAGATTCCCGCCACGCCGGACGCGTCCATTCGCTGCCTGCAAGCCGCGCTGCGGCAGCGCGGCTACATCGTTCCGGATGTCGAAGTCGTCGGAAAACGCTCGCCGACGACGACGCAGCTGCGCTTCGTCCAGGCACAGGAAAGCGACGCCGCCGGCGACCTTCTTTCGGATCTGCGCCAGGCCCTGCCCGGCTGCCGAGGCGAGGGTGCCCAGGCTGCCGCACTGACTCTTCCGGGCGAGCCGTCGGATTTCACACGGTTTCGCGGCACTGCCCGTCCCTATCACTTCGAACTTTGGATCGGTCGCGCGGACGCGCCGCCGGATACGTCCCAGGAACCGACCTCATGATGATCCAGCTTATCGACATACTGATCGGCCTGTCGGTCGTGTATCTGATCTTCAGTACCGTTGCTTCGTCCGCGGTCGAGCTGGTCGAAACCATGGCGCGTCGCCGTGCGCGATTTCTGCTCAACGGCATCGAGGAAATCTTCAAGCTCGCCCGCACCCGTGACGGCGACGGCAACGCGATCAGGGACGTCAGCGACCTGGTCAAGGCATTTTATGAATCGGCCCCCGTCGCGGCGCTCTATATTGGCGATGTCGAGAAGGCCGGCAAGCGGATCCGCGTCGCCCATGGCGAACTGCCCTCCTACATTCCCGCCGTCCGTTTCGCCGGCGCAGTGATCGAACTCGCGCAGGCCCTGCCCGGAAACGTCGCGGACGACACGGCCAAGGCCCTGCAGTCGCGCTTTGCCCAGGTACTGGCCCTGGCGCTGCGTCTCTACGCGCGACCGCAGGAGCAGGGCGTCAACGCCACGCTGGAAGTGCAGCGTGATGCGCTGGTGCAATTCTTCAACGACAACACCGAGCGCATGTCGAGCTGGTACCGGCGTCATGTGCAATGGATTCTGCTGGCAACCGGCTTTGTCTTCGCCGTGACATTCAACGTCGACACCTTCCACATCGTCCGCGTGCTGTCCCAGGACAGCGCCCTGCGGACACGCATCGTTACGCAGGCGCTGGCGGACATGAACGTCGACGCGCCACCCGGCTACCAGCTCAGCTGCAGCGCCACCGGTGATGCCGACAATGCGTCCGACACCGGTTCGGATCGCACGCCCGGTACGGCATCGACCGACCCGGACGAACAGGAAGCGCTCGCGGAACAGTGCGAGAAGGAGCTGCGCGAAGGGATCGACCGCCGTCTTAGCTACGCCGCGAGCCTGGGGCTGCCCATCGGATGGCATTCGGTCACGCCACCGGATGACGGCAGCGGCTGGTGGGGATGGCTGGTGATCATCGGCAAGCTGCTGCCGGGCTGGCTGGTGACGGCTCTGGCGATCTGCGTCGGTGCACCGTTCTGGTTCGACCTGATCAACCGCCTGGCCAATATTCGCACCGCCATGAAGCCAGATCCCGAGCAAGAGGCCGCGGCGGGCTGATCGTCACCTCAAGCCGGCGGTACTATGGCCTCCCCGGCCGCGGTTACTCGCGGAACGCATCGGCACCGGGGCTGTTTCGCGAGGTGATTCCATGAATGCACTTTCAGTGGCCGGCATTTTTGCCGGAGCCGGCCTCGGCGCCCTGCTGCGCTGGGCGCTGAACCTTGCGCTCAACCCGGTTTTCCCGACCCTGCCTCTGGGAACGCTCGCCGCCAACACCCTGGGCGGGCTGCTGACCGGCCTGATCATGGGTTTCGTGGTCCAGTTCGACACCTTGCCCGCCGCAGTGCGGCTGGCTCTGACCACCGGATTCCTGGGTGGCCTTACCACCTTTTCCGCGTTCTCGGCCGAAACCTCGGCATTGTTGCTGCGCGCCGAATACCGGTGGGTCTGCGCCATCATCACCGCGCATGTCGGGATGTCATTGCTGGCAACCCTGACCGGCGTCGGGCTGGTCCGCTGGCTGCTCCGCAGCTGATCAAACCTGTCCGGGCGCCAAAACGACGAACGGCCCGTGCGGGCCGCTCGTCTGGAAGCAATGGCGGTGAACGAGTGGCCTGTAGACGAAGAATCGCGAGTGACCGGCGAAGGGTGGGTCGTGCTGGGCGCCCGCTTCGGCGTGAGGGCTGTAGCCGCGCTACAGCCCGAATGAGAAGCAAGTCCTGCGCGGCCAGAACGAGTCAGTCACTTCCGATTCGAGGGTGACAGGCCACTAGACGCTGGCCGCCTGGGCCAGGCGCATGTTTCCGGTTTCCATATAGTTGCCGTAACGGCGAATGCGCTCATAGCGCCGTTCCAGCAAGGTCTGCGGGCTTTCGCGCTGGAGCCGGTCCAGCTCGTTCAACAGGACCGCCTTCAGACGGGCCGCCATGTTGTCCGGATCGCGGTGGGCGCCACCAAAGGGTTCGCGGACGATCTTGTCAATCAGGCCCAGGCGCAACAGGTTCGGTGCCGTCAGACCCAGCGCTTCCGCGGCGTCCTTGGCACGATCGGCGCTCTTCCAGAGGATCGATGAGCACGACTCCGGGGCGATCACGGAATAGATCGAGTACTGCAGCAACACGGTGCAATCGCCGACACCGATCGCCAGCGCACCACCCGAGCCGCCTTCGCCGATGACCGTGCAAATTACCGGAACGCGCAATTGCGCCATTTCCAGCAAATTCCGCGCGATCGCCTCGGACTGGCCGCGCGCCTCGGCGCTGACGCCGGCGTGCGCACCCGGCGTATCGATGAAGGTGAAGATCGGCAGCTGGAAGCGTTCGGCCGTCTGCATCAGGCGCAGGGCCTTGCGGTAGCCCTCGGGCCGCGGCATGCCGAAGTTGCAACGCACGCGGGTTTTGGTGTCGCGGCCTTTCTGATGGCCGATCACCACGCACGGGCGGCCACCGATGCGCGCCAGACCGCCGATGATGGCCTGGTCGTCCGCGAACGCGCGGTCACCGGCGAGTTCGTGGAACTCGTCGCACATGCGCTGGATGTAATCCGGAGTTTGCGGCCGCGCCGGATGGCGGGCGATCTGGACAGTCTGCCACGACGTCAGGTTGCGGAAGACGTCGTGCGTCTTGCGCTTGAGCTTTCGCTTGAGCTGAACCAGATCCTGGCCGATGTTGAATGCCTGGCGGTCGCTGGAATGGCTCAGTTCCTGGATCTTCGCCTCGAGCTCCGCGATCGGCTGCTCAAAATCGAGAAAATAGCGCGTCATCAGTGGGATACCGGCAAACTATAGCGAGCGGAGCAGCATATCATGGAGCAGTCAACCTTGTCGCCCGAGAGCGCCCGGCCCGCTGTGAGAGGGAGCAGACCCCGGCGTTGAAGGCGAGAGTCTACGTCGATTACGGCGATTCAAACTGCCGTTTGTCTCCAACAAACGACGATCAATAGCCAAATAGTACGAAGTGTAAATAACACGCTTTCCGCATTTCGGAATAATCCGCTCCGCGCGAACGCACTGCAAGTATTCCAAGCTCCTGCAAGTACACCGCGCAAGTCCTTGGCGTTACTCCAGTCCTTGGGGCTGTCGGCACGGTTGCAAGCCGCCAGCGAGCCCGGCTTTGAACGCCCAGGCAGAAAGCCCCTGTGGCAATCGTCCTGCCGCACCCGCGAAGGCCAAGTGCGTCATCGAGTGGCCATGCGGCAATTCACCTCATTTTCATGCAATGCCAATTTTCTACGTACAATCAAATACATAAACAATATATCTAATGTAAATTCACCTGCCGGTGCCGAACGAAGGAACCTGTGCGGCACCAGCGTTGCGGCAATCGGCCGTACACTCGGCCCGTGAAGAGGCTCCGTCGCTGCCGCTGGCTCGCACTGGTTGCCTTGCTGGGTCTGTTCTTCCAGCAATTGGCAATGGCGTCCTATGTCTGCCCGCTCCAGCAAGCGGAAGCGATGGCCGCGCCGCAACCGGCCTGCCACGACAGCGACGAAGGCGATGACCCCGCCCGCTGTCACCAGCACTGCCATCCGGCCGATGCGACCGCGGACGCCCCCACGCATTTCAGCGTTCCACCTGCCGCGGGATCGGAGGCGCTCCGCCTGCGATTGGCGGCAACCCGTCCAGCCCCCGTCGATGAAGCGTACCGGCTGCACCCGCCACCGATTAAAATAACTGATTTTACAATCGGTTATTGCATATATCTCATCTAGATTCTTACGCCGGATCTGTCCGATCGCCGCGTCAGCGGCCCG
This genomic stretch from Tahibacter amnicola harbors:
- a CDS encoding phosphoribosyltransferase family protein, with amino-acid sequence MPLHSRHAFADRAEAARLLASALGAFQGRHPLVLAIPRGGVPIGRIVADHLGGDLDVVLVRKLGAPHNPEFAIGAVDEHGGVQLNEDTGVALASPEYLAREIEQQMTVIRARRREYRPGVPPLSLAGRCVIVVDDGLATGATMAAALRMARKQKPSRLVCAVPVAAPDSLAAIARLADEVVCLRSPDEFYAVGQFYDDFSAVDDATVMGILAQSAVTSDDPDHDNVSRSIAVEVDGVTLQGDLDIPAHAIGLVIFAHGSGSGRHSPRNRFVSALLNREGLATLLLDLLTEAEDKRRSARFDIATLGRRLGAAMTWAGHDGEVAHLPIGLFGASTGAAAALVLAAERPGRVAAVVSRGGRVDLAGSLALARVVAPTLLIAGSADTEVLALNRAALTYLAGPQDLTIVPGAGHLFEEPGALDRVAHLAAAWFGRWLAETSVDDDVTPRRVRRSPGRLSVRH
- a CDS encoding helix-turn-helix domain-containing protein produces the protein MRPTAAHTSSRQWLAEGPAAVRAMPSGQQVLALCEALGLERRRVRRRQYVFRSGQPLHALFLVHCGLFKTVVVNEDGCESITGFAERGDLLGADGLSGASYGCDAQALDMSYLWELPADRFDTVEAQLPGFWQRMAVLMAGQIQHDNRWRLQLGHYNAEQRVAAFLLELSECQRAQGCSADTLLLRMTRADIGNYLALQLETVTRVLSRLHALGLIQVARRNVRLAEPDALRMLLRIPRAWH
- a CDS encoding acetyl-CoA carboxylase carboxyltransferase subunit alpha, giving the protein MTRYFLDFEQPIAELEAKIQELSHSSDRQAFNIGQDLVQLKRKLKRKTHDVFRNLTSWQTVQIARHPARPQTPDYIQRMCDEFHELAGDRAFADDQAIIGGLARIGGRPCVVIGHQKGRDTKTRVRCNFGMPRPEGYRKALRLMQTAERFQLPIFTFIDTPGAHAGVSAEARGQSEAIARNLLEMAQLRVPVICTVIGEGGSGGALAIGVGDCTVLLQYSIYSVIAPESCSSILWKSADRAKDAAEALGLTAPNLLRLGLIDKIVREPFGGAHRDPDNMAARLKAVLLNELDRLQRESPQTLLERRYERIRRYGNYMETGNMRLAQAASV
- a CDS encoding serine/threonine-protein kinase, which translates into the protein MPTDISFLVPGGALAGPLFASLMSEARHRHRLEPGTVVDKYRVVDEIGCGGSSVVYRAERCDGIYQQTVALKVIGASAAANVLGERDHLALLSHHAIARLFDAGALPSGDVWLAIEYIEGQPLDAWAQSTQAAWRARLEMLLIICDAVQYAHSRLIVHRDIKPANILVDANAMPRILDFGIAARLDQVEANSPVAFTPSYASPEQIRGELATTATDIFQLGRLLQKLTHLPAVDAGPPTQRLPRLLERNLAAVADKATAPRADARYASVTEFAADLRRALKGHPVQARPWSLRRRLEYFVARHWLPLGAGVGVAALLAVIAAVSAHRVALERDFAWREARSSYETSRFFVELFSEAARQTTGPAKDVLAEAPARAERHAATRPVVMSGLLHSLGAAYVQAGRFADARGALEKAVALRREGGPESRLLLAQSLAQLAYVLHFDGEFARTRALANEAAALVDEGGQPQDHVRALNTLNLLLVTLGRYAEASRYTEQAVALSRALSGLEGTEHLDALRNRAHLSMSLSYVDAAQKQLHDIVDRMEAIFGADAPNTLDERIQLHSAYAMRGDLQPAGQFFASLLSGDRPLSGDAAYHRHSAQYHLAMVKHYQGRWAESAGLYDAALKALLTLENGTGGPHWAADSINVAGAHADRGDVAKATRHLRDALASAERSLPEGVALAINRYALGHHLLSLGPDPEGAHLLQRGCTVILASFVAGSLRASQCHAALAQMLLHQGRHAEAAAELDAAERLVDHGARLDQARVLADVALLRASLAKSLGHEPRTLQSSYETARDRLTSAYGSAHPLVADVEVLLAEHLATTDPASASRHLAHALPVMLQAHAESSARRRAAVALAAELGVAVPDDVASHR
- a CDS encoding CrcB family protein — its product is MNALSVAGIFAGAGLGALLRWALNLALNPVFPTLPLGTLAANTLGGLLTGLIMGFVVQFDTLPAAVRLALTTGFLGGLTTFSAFSAETSALLLRAEYRWVCAIITAHVGMSLLATLTGVGLVRWLLRS